One window of the Salvia miltiorrhiza cultivar Shanhuang (shh) chromosome 6, IMPLAD_Smil_shh, whole genome shotgun sequence genome contains the following:
- the LOC130990580 gene encoding protein ALP1-like — MSSSSSSHEDERRAEEFSNLVQEYNQIVQDIGDPDEQPRRWRRSVAKKAYIRRDREASALHLHADYFDENPVYPDNIFRLRFRMRRALFLRIVTAVASDPYFQQRTDALGRPGFTPLQKYTIAVRMLANGGAADQYDEYLRIAESTSLECLRRFSRAIIQLFGAEYLRRPTSADCQRLLAMHEAKHGFPGMLGSLDCMHWSLKNCLTAWQSAYTRGDQGEPTIILEAVASQDLWIWHAFFGTPGSNNDINVLNNSTLFNDRLQGMGVPVTYQVNNAYYTSGYYLTDDIYPNWPVFVKSPTHPTDPKGKRFKVMQEAARKDIERAFDVLQARWAIVKGPSRLWSKEAMSDIMFTCIILHNMIIEDEGEHATQWEEDADEASSSAASQPRAGAPPDFRAFVARQASMRDAEMHARLTLDLKEHIWLALPTP; from the exons ATGTCTTCCTCCTCATCAAGCCACGAGGACGAGCGACGTGCTGAAGAATTTTCCAATCTTGTGCAAGAATATAACCAAATTGTTCAAGATATTGGTGATCCAGATGAGCAACCTCGTCGTTGGCGACGAAGCGTGGCAAAGAAGGCCTACATTCGTCGGGACCGTGAAGCCAGCGCTCTACATTTGCACGCggattactttgatgaaaatccgGTCTACCCCGACAACATTTTCCGCCTCCGATTTCGGATGCGGCGTGCGTTGTTTTTGCGTATCGTTACTGCCGTCGCATCCGATCCATACTTCCAACAACGCACGGATGCACTTGGGAGGCCCGGCTTCACGCCATTGCAAAAATACACTATTGCTGTTCGTATGCTAGCTAACGGTGGGGCAGCGGACCAATACGATGAGTATCTCCGGATTGCAGAGTCCACCTCGTTGGAGTGCTTGCGCAGATTCAGTCGAGCCATTATTCAACTCTTCGGCGCGGAATACTTGAGGAGGCCGACTTCCGCTGACTGCCAACGGCTTCTAGCAATGCACGAAGCGAAGCACGGCTTCCCGGGAATGCTAGGGAGCcttgattgcatgcattggtCGTTGAAGAATTGTCTAACGGCATGGCAAAGCGCATACACTCGCGGCGATCAGGGGGAACCGACCATCATCCTCGAAGCCGTCGCATCGCAAGATCTATGGATCTGGCATGCTTTTTTTGGGACtcctggttcgaacaacgacatcaacgtgctcaacaactcGACGTTGTTCAACGATCGGCTGCAAGGAATGGGGGTGCCAGTCACATATCAAGTCAACAACGCCTACTACACAAGTGGGTACTACTTGACTGACGACATCTATCCCAATTGGCCTGTATTCGTGAAGAGTCCTACACATCCTACGGATCCGAAGGGGAAGAGGTTCAAAGTGATGCAGGAAGCGGCTCGCAAGGATATTGAACGAGCCTTCGACgtccttcaagctcgttgggcaATCGTCAAAGGCCCATCGCGTCTTTGGAGCAAGGAGGCGATGAGCGACATCATGTTCACgtgcatcattttgcacaacatgatcatcgaAGATGAAGGCGAGCACGCAACACAgtgggaagaagacgccgacgaAGCTTCAAGTAGTGCCGCATCTCAACCTCGTGCCGGTGCTCCGCCGGATTTTCGTGCATTTGTTGCACGACAAGCATCCATGCGAGACGCGGAGATGCATGCTCGCCTCACTTTGGActtgaaggagcacatttg GTTGGCCCTGCCCACCCCTTAG